TTCGGCTCATGAAGCCTACGACGTACATGAACAGAAGTGGCCTCGCGGTGCGGTCGCTACGTGAACTCGACGGGTTCGATCCAGCGGAGGACCTCCTCCTTGTCGTCGATGACGCCGCGCTCGACGTGGGTCGCGTCCGCTTTCGACCTGAGGGCGGGGCGGGGGGACACAACGGATTGAAGTCGGTCTCGGGCGCGCTGCAGTCGAACGGTTATGCGCGACTCCGAGTCGGGGTCGGGAAGAAGCCGGACGGCGAAGACCTCGCCGAATGGGTTCTCGGACCGATGCCGAAAGAGGAGGAGGATACTGTAGTGGGATTACTCCCGGAGCTGACTGAGGCCGTCGAGGCCTGGGTCGCTGAGGGAGTCGAGGCGGTGATGAACCGCTTCAATCGATAAGACGAACACACTCAGCGCACGACGAACCAGAGGAAAGACAATTCGATGAATTTCGTCGACCTAACCGAATACGCCTGGATGCTCGCCCTTTTGGGACTCGCCATTTCTGGCGCGATCTATGGCTATGTGAAGAAGCAGGATCCCGGTAACGAGATGATGGTGGATCTCGGTGAGCAGATTCATG
This portion of the Longimicrobiales bacterium genome encodes:
- the pth gene encoding aminoacyl-tRNA hydrolase codes for the protein MKVVLGLGNPGPDYDSTRHNVGWWVVDRLAYDWDFGPFQRSGKAHISEGVVEGCEVRLMKPTTYMNRSGLAVRSLRELDGFDPAEDLLLVVDDAALDVGRVRFRPEGGAGGHNGLKSVSGALQSNGYARLRVGVGKKPDGEDLAEWVLGPMPKEEEDTVVGLLPELTEAVEAWVAEGVEAVMNRFNR